A stretch of Desulfotalea psychrophila LSv54 DNA encodes these proteins:
- a CDS encoding acetate and sugar kinases/Hsc70/actin family protein, which translates to MSTESIKRLALRFGMRARLSDNFSKVIAEVRQMLEKSPWLIIKNQKIYYDSRINGLLPLFHLHKNFVCSADDKAQAIREKLKKNYGQQLDWQLINRDEIQQAIITSSTVPYKRGKNYSIFMGNKEVVFVLCENKGQVVCLGLNHILKEKMVNIIEIREILSLEEFASFAALIPIVRFSRLSREGVQPEEVLLHFLKLGLVPENLKLEKEYFFLMEYVLKGLKEIGPTNRHVTLQEAIKAGERLVLSTTLVDSLLRDDTRRADIKQYPRKIIEDVNEGHWELWPSKGAELTDIELKIPLIARDPASSIIDGVVGIDFGTKSTVVVAQKESLHSLPLRIGTGDLAKKISKTHYENPTIIEFNDLQSFYRDYCLEEGRPFTSWQDVTVSHTALNSLQESSSSCDYYSYLRDLKQWAGQKQQKINIIDKKNYLEALPPYFEIEPGTLDPLEIYAYYLGLYINNQHDGIYLNYYLSFPITYELAIRKKITASFRAGIRKSLPPALLENEEEMTKFRVRMGASEPAAYAITALHSYKFEPEGEQRILYGIFDFGGGTTDFDFGMWREAKGIKEKRYDYAIEHFGAGGDRFLGGEHLLELLAFDIFKNNYEQLQKDSISFPRPPECFEFAGSELLLANSREAQMNMTHLAEKLRPFWEQHEGNEQLFQECIHLNLWDNQGKQKVNYQLFCNREKMAEIIRARIARGVESFLEAIYRVFSQKTEQLQLREKIHIFLAGNSSQSHWVEEIFKAYIAEKSPEIFPQDGGGEAGFELFPPLGTERSYAIMDLRGSSYDKYSMEAPTGKTGVAFGLVRSRKGSRIKVIDHNLSDREISCPYYIGSEKKGRFIVDIDREDPYGKWYCFIDASEEEFEFYYTDQLMALASSIDIADQTIRVKRLIIDRVDEDAWVYLRKKTPTTLEYVVAYEGGIEEEKYLGDIQSVELTV; encoded by the coding sequence TTGAGTACAGAGAGCATAAAAAGATTAGCACTTCGTTTTGGTATGCGTGCCCGATTATCGGATAATTTTTCTAAGGTCATAGCAGAAGTTAGGCAAATGTTGGAAAAGAGTCCCTGGCTTATAATTAAAAATCAAAAAATTTACTATGATTCCCGAATAAATGGTCTCCTTCCTCTTTTTCATCTGCATAAAAATTTTGTTTGTAGCGCAGATGATAAGGCACAGGCCATCAGGGAAAAGCTTAAGAAAAACTATGGGCAACAGCTTGACTGGCAGCTTATTAACAGGGATGAAATTCAACAGGCCATTATAACCAGTAGCACAGTCCCCTATAAGAGGGGGAAAAATTACTCTATTTTCATGGGAAATAAGGAGGTGGTCTTTGTTCTCTGTGAAAACAAGGGACAGGTTGTCTGTCTTGGACTTAACCATATTCTCAAGGAGAAGATGGTTAATATCATAGAGATTAGAGAGATACTGAGCCTTGAGGAATTTGCATCCTTTGCTGCTCTTATCCCCATTGTTCGCTTTAGTCGTCTTTCAAGGGAGGGCGTTCAGCCCGAAGAGGTTCTTCTTCACTTTTTAAAGCTTGGCCTTGTACCTGAAAATTTGAAATTAGAAAAAGAGTATTTTTTTCTGATGGAGTATGTTCTTAAGGGTCTGAAAGAAATAGGCCCAACAAATAGGCATGTGACTCTGCAAGAGGCCATTAAGGCAGGAGAGAGACTTGTTCTTTCAACAACTCTGGTTGATTCTCTACTCAGAGACGATACTCGCCGGGCAGACATAAAACAGTACCCTAGAAAAATAATTGAAGATGTTAATGAGGGGCACTGGGAGCTTTGGCCCAGCAAAGGTGCTGAGCTGACTGATATTGAACTAAAGATCCCCCTTATTGCCAGAGACCCTGCCAGTAGTATTATAGACGGGGTGGTGGGAATCGATTTTGGCACTAAGAGCACCGTTGTCGTCGCTCAAAAAGAGTCTCTGCACTCCCTGCCTCTGCGAATTGGTACCGGTGATCTTGCAAAAAAAATCAGTAAAACGCACTACGAAAACCCTACTATTATTGAGTTTAACGATCTACAGTCTTTTTATAGGGACTATTGTCTGGAAGAGGGGCGCCCTTTCACCTCTTGGCAGGATGTCACCGTCTCTCATACTGCCCTTAACTCCCTGCAGGAATCTTCCAGTAGCTGTGACTACTACTCTTATCTGCGTGACCTGAAGCAGTGGGCAGGACAGAAACAGCAAAAAATAAATATTATTGATAAGAAAAATTATCTTGAAGCCCTGCCCCCATATTTTGAGATAGAACCAGGGACACTTGATCCTCTGGAAATTTATGCCTACTATCTGGGGCTTTATATCAACAATCAGCATGATGGTATCTATCTTAACTACTATCTCTCCTTTCCCATAACCTACGAACTGGCCATACGAAAAAAAATTACCGCAAGTTTTAGGGCGGGTATCCGTAAATCTCTTCCTCCTGCCCTGCTTGAAAATGAGGAAGAGATGACAAAGTTTCGGGTAAGAATGGGGGCAAGTGAACCGGCTGCCTATGCCATCACGGCCCTGCACAGTTATAAATTTGAGCCAGAAGGTGAGCAACGGATACTCTACGGCATCTTTGATTTTGGTGGGGGGACCACCGATTTTGACTTTGGTATGTGGCGGGAGGCAAAGGGCATAAAGGAGAAACGATATGACTACGCAATTGAGCATTTTGGCGCAGGTGGAGATCGTTTCTTAGGAGGCGAGCATCTCCTGGAATTGTTGGCCTTTGATATATTTAAGAACAACTACGAACAACTGCAAAAGGATAGTATATCTTTCCCTCGTCCACCCGAATGTTTTGAGTTTGCCGGTTCAGAGCTACTTCTGGCTAACTCCCGGGAGGCTCAGATGAATATGACCCATCTTGCCGAAAAGCTCCGCCCCTTTTGGGAACAGCATGAGGGAAATGAGCAACTCTTTCAGGAGTGCATTCATCTCAACCTATGGGACAACCAGGGTAAACAGAAGGTTAACTATCAGCTCTTCTGTAACAGAGAGAAGATGGCAGAGATCATAAGAGCCAGAATTGCCCGAGGAGTTGAGAGTTTTTTAGAGGCCATTTATCGCGTTTTTTCTCAAAAGACAGAGCAACTACAACTCCGGGAGAAGATTCATATCTTCCTGGCAGGAAATTCCAGTCAATCTCATTGGGTTGAGGAGATATTTAAGGCCTATATTGCAGAAAAAAGTCCGGAGATATTTCCTCAGGATGGAGGAGGCGAGGCAGGTTTTGAGCTCTTTCCACCCTTGGGTACAGAGAGGAGCTATGCCATCATGGATCTACGGGGTAGTTCCTACGATAAATATTCCATGGAGGCGCCTACAGGTAAGACGGGTGTAGCTTTTGGTCTGGTCCGTAGCAGAAAGGGATCACGCATCAAGGTTATTGATCATAATTTATCTGATCGGGAGATTAGCTGTCCCTATTATATAGGTAGCGAGAAGAAGGGACGTTTTATTGTTGATATTGATAGAGAGGATCCCTACGGTAAGTGGTATTGCTTTATTGATGCCAGTGAGGAGGAGTTCGAGTTTTACTATACCGATCAGCTTATGGCCCTGGCCAGCAGCATCGACATTGCCGATCAGACTATTCGGGTAAAACGATTGATAATAGATAGGGTTGATGAGGATGCATGGGTTTACCTACGCAAAAAAACACCGACAACCCTTGAGTATGTGGTGGCTTACGAAGGTGGTATCGAAGAGGAAAAATATCTCGGTGATATTCAATCCGTTGAGCTTACCGTCTAA
- a CDS encoding septal ring lytic transglycosylase RlpA family protein has product MKKAIIFFLATILASLLPSPVFAKVKATQRPYIVKHVKYYPLPTSAGFSQWGVASWYGGKFQGRLTSNGERYDMFSMTAAHKTLPMQTVLVVTNLKNSRRVLVRVNDRGPFIRGRIIDLSYEASRRLGMSEDGIANVLIQAAQPDNHGNYPRPGIERENFSVQIAALANKEKALALEKRFSRGGHRTKIQKARRDGKTLYLVQIFAGYSRVKAKGFKKALLAAGYPDAAVVTQRGALSLRR; this is encoded by the coding sequence ATGAAAAAAGCAATTATCTTTTTTTTAGCCACCATTCTCGCCTCTCTTCTGCCCAGCCCTGTTTTTGCCAAGGTTAAGGCAACTCAGCGGCCCTATATCGTTAAGCATGTCAAATACTATCCTCTGCCCACCAGTGCGGGTTTCTCCCAATGGGGAGTGGCCTCTTGGTATGGCGGCAAGTTTCAGGGACGGCTAACCTCAAACGGAGAGAGATATGACATGTTTTCCATGACAGCTGCCCATAAGACCCTGCCCATGCAAACTGTTCTGGTGGTGACCAATTTAAAGAATAGCAGGCGGGTATTGGTAAGGGTTAATGACCGGGGGCCCTTCATCAGGGGAAGGATCATTGACCTCAGTTACGAGGCATCCAGACGTCTGGGGATGTCTGAAGACGGAATAGCCAATGTCCTCATCCAAGCTGCCCAGCCGGACAACCATGGCAACTATCCCCGCCCTGGGATAGAGAGGGAGAATTTTTCTGTGCAGATAGCGGCCTTGGCCAACAAAGAGAAGGCCTTAGCCCTGGAAAAACGTTTTAGCAGGGGAGGGCATAGGACAAAAATTCAAAAAGCCAGAAGGGACGGCAAGACCCTTTATCTGGTACAAATTTTTGCCGGTTACTCTCGGGTAAAGGCCAAGGGCTTTAAAAAGGCGCTTCTTGCCGCAGGCTACCCCGATGCAGCGGTTGTCACCCAGCGAGGCGCCCTCTCTCTTAGACGGTAA